The genomic segment TCCGCTTCGACTCGGCGGAGAACGGCTCGTTCCACGAGATCGACTCGGTCGAGGGCTGGTGGAACACCGGTGCCGAGGAAGAGGGCGGCAACCGCGGCTACAAGACCAAGTTCAAGGGCGGCTACTTCCCCGTCCCGCCGGTCGACCACTTCGCCGACCTGCGTGACGAGATCGTCCAGAAGCTCACCGGCTCCGGTTTCGAGATCGAGCGCGCGCACCACGAGGTGGGCACCGCGGGCCAGTCCGAGATCAACTACAAGTTCAACTCGCTGCTGCACGCCGCGGACGACCTGCAGTTGTTCAAGTACATCGTGAAGAACACGGTGTGGGAGGCGGGCAAGACCGCCACCTTCATGCCGAAGCCCCTCTTCGGTGACAACGGCTCGGGCATGCACTGCCACCAGTCGCTGTGGAAGGACGGCGCGCCGCTGTTCCACGACGAGTCCGGTTACGCCGGCCTGTCGGACACCGCGCGTCACTACATCGGCGGCCTGCTCACGCACGCCCCGAGCCTGCTGGCCTTCACCAACCCGACGGTGAACTCCTACCACCGCCTGGTGCCGGGCTTCGAGGCGCCGGTCAGCCTGGTGTACTCGCAGCGCAACCGCTCCGCCTGCGTCCGTATCCCGATCACCGGCAACAACCCGAAGGCCAAGCGCGCCGAGTTCCGCTGCCCGGACTCCTCGGGCAACCCGTACCTGGCCTTCGCGGCGATGATGATGGCCGGTCTCGACGGCATCAAGAACAAGATCGAGCCGCCGGACCCCATCGACAAGGACCTCTACGAGCTCCCGCCGGAGGAGGCCAAGGACGTCAAGCTGGTCCCCGGCGACCTGGGCACCGTGCTCGACACCCTCGAGGCCGACCACGACTACCTGCTCGAGGGCGGTGTCTTCACCTCGGACGTGATCGACACCTGGATCTCCTACAAGCGTGAGCACGAGATCGACCCGCTGCGCCTGCGGCCGCACCCGTACGAGTTCTCGCTCTACTACGACGTGTAAGCCCCCGGCCGGCCAAGTCCGCACCGGCGGTGAGGGTGTCACCCACTCTCACCGCCGGTGTTTCACGTTTCAGGCCCCGAGCAGCACGTCCATGTCCATGCCCGCCTGCTCCAGGCGGCCACGCGGGTCGTCGACCAGCTTCCGGCGCTCGAGGTCCATCAGGCCCAGCGTGCAGGTGATCTCGGCGGCGAGCGTGCCGTCGGCCTTGGTGATGTTCGAGTCCATGTGGAAGGTCTTGCCGCTGCCGAACTTGACGTCGCAGGTCACGTCGACCTCGTCGCCCGCGCGCAGTTCGCGGCGGAAGACGATGTGCGACTCGAGCAGGACCGCCGCGAGCTTGAGCTCACGCATGCCGGAGCTGAGCAGGCCCGCCCGTTCCATCCGCTCGAGGCGCGCGACCTCGCC from the Amycolatopsis magusensis genome contains:
- the glnA gene encoding type I glutamate--ammonia ligase, which codes for MSTTPDDIQRLIADEDVQFVDVRFCDLPGVMQHFTVPAKAFDNDAFEEGLAFDGSSVRGFQSIHESDMLLLPDAATARIDPFRKHKTLSVNFFVHDPFTREPYSRDPRNIARKAEQYIAESGVADTVFFGAEAEFYIFDSIRFDSAENGSFHEIDSVEGWWNTGAEEEGGNRGYKTKFKGGYFPVPPVDHFADLRDEIVQKLTGSGFEIERAHHEVGTAGQSEINYKFNSLLHAADDLQLFKYIVKNTVWEAGKTATFMPKPLFGDNGSGMHCHQSLWKDGAPLFHDESGYAGLSDTARHYIGGLLTHAPSLLAFTNPTVNSYHRLVPGFEAPVSLVYSQRNRSACVRIPITGNNPKAKRAEFRCPDSSGNPYLAFAAMMMAGLDGIKNKIEPPDPIDKDLYELPPEEAKDVKLVPGDLGTVLDTLEADHDYLLEGGVFTSDVIDTWISYKREHEIDPLRLRPHPYEFSLYYDV
- a CDS encoding acyl-CoA thioesterase gives rise to the protein MTEHEKFHVRIKVRHYELDTLGHLNHAVYHSYGEVARLERMERAGLLSSGMRELKLAAVLLESHIVFRRELRAGDEVDVTCDVKFGSGKTFHMDSNITKADGTLAAEITCTLGLMDLERRKLVDDPRGRLEQAGMDMDVLLGA